In Ammospiza caudacuta isolate bAmmCau1 chromosome 2, bAmmCau1.pri, whole genome shotgun sequence, a genomic segment contains:
- the LOC131554776 gene encoding fibronectin type III domain-containing protein 9-like, whose protein sequence is MGITIQNITGNTAMVIWPKMASCVDSFYSIMYHPNWNSMLSSYSRKSFQREERVPTTRSSFVVENLTPLTTYIMCVTCQSANPSSDQCRVFNTLERDPASASSTKKELALGIWLTSGVLLLIIAAVLLYGCLHLLCRRRHQRLQERGGSSKREPEGPWTKSTARASDELGRQSQHTQDAEEKHPGGIQLATIIENPSVCNEPIVTSSKSQERVPVTGQCSATN, encoded by the coding sequence ATGGGAATAACCATCCAAAACATCACAGGAAACACAGCAATGGTAATTTGGCCAAAAATGGCCAGTTGTGTCGACAGCTTTTACAGCATCATGTACCACCCTAACTGGAACAGCATGCTGTCCAGCTACTCCAGAAAGAGCTTCCAGAGGGAAGAGAGGGTGCCCACCACTCGCTCCTCCTTTGTGGTTGAAAACCTGACTCCCCTGACGACGTACATCATGTGCGTGACCTGCCAGTCCGCAAACCCCTCCAGCGACCAGTGCAGAGTTTTCAACACGCTGGAACGAGACCCCGCGTCGGCGAGCAGCACCAAGAAGGAGCTGGCTCTGGGCATCTGGCTCACCAGCGGCGTGCTGCTCCTCATCATCGCCGCTGTGCTGCTCTACGGCTGCCTGCACCTCCTCTGCCGCAGGAGACACCAGCGCCTGCAAGAGCGGGGCGGCAGCTCCAAGCGGGAGCCTGAGGGGCCATGGACCAAAAGCACGGCCCGTGCCTCGGATGAGCTCggcaggcagagccagcacacaCAGGACGCTGAGGAAAAGCATCCGGGTGGCATCCAGCTGGCCACAATCATAGAGAATCCCTCGGTGTGCAATGAGCCCATCGTGACATCTTCGAAAAGTCAGGAGCGAGtcccagtgacaggacagtgCTCTGCTACAAATTAG